A stretch of DNA from Pongo abelii isolate AG06213 chromosome 10, NHGRI_mPonAbe1-v2.0_pri, whole genome shotgun sequence:
ctgtattcAGTGACATTGGAGGTGATAATGAGAGGTGGTTGGAGACAGTTACATATCAAATTCCTTTGCTTGTTAGGGTTattttctattcaactttccctCAGCATCTTGAGTTAAATTTGGCAGTCTGTTATCTGACAATAATACTGATATTGCTGGAATTTTCACAATCAGAACAGAGTTTTACTTAAATTTCTTGCCCTTTAAAATACATTATGCTGCACCCTTTATGAAATCCACTCAAGTTTTTATAAAGAATGGTGAAGGACTTAGGGAGGAAGAGAACTGAGCAatgaaaaaagaggagaaaagagaatagtGAGTTTTATGGAGAAGAGATCTAGACTACATTTATGCCCCTGGAAACCAGGATTAATAGTTTTGGAAATTTTAAGAATTCCCCAGCACCTGCAACTCCCTTTCGTTTGTTATATATTCCTTGTTTTCCTAAAGTTACAAGAATATCAATGaaagatgtaaaaataattttaagaatttgCATTTGTGCTATGCAATCTAAGACAGAAGAGGAACAATGGAACCCTTTCCCCTTGGCAGCTGGCTTTATTAAGATAAAGGAGGAGGGAAGCCTGCTGGAAGCATCAATGAGCAGGAGTCCCAGATATTCTTAGATCGTATTAATGGCCCTCAAATTCTAGactcagaaacacacacaaagagaatCAACAATCAGAAATTGcatgctattaatattttattggtGTACTGAAGAAAGAGTTATGACCATATTATTTCAATGTCATGGCTTTCTGAAGGAAGttatcttcttatttattttctgaaacaaacaaacaaacaaggaaattTATACACAAGatacaacatggcaaaacttatCTAATTCCTTGATGATATTACTAAAGCAAATTATTGCTTTCAAGATTAAGAAAACAGATTATTTTTATGGTGTttatgttttggttactgttcaAAACATTCAGGTCATATTTATGAAAATGACTGCAACTTGAACCTATAGTAGTGAAAACCTAATACAAGCCTACATATAAATTAACAGTGGTTGATTGAAGAAATCATGGTACAGTCACACAAGAGAATAGTATACAATtgtaacaacaaaacaaaaatgtacaaataaatcaCCAAGAAGATCTATAGGTCTCTGTGAAATGATAAAGTTATCTAAGacatatattatttgaaataagcaaatacagatctgcatataaaataatataacatttgTGGGAAAAATAATGACGTAcgcttatatacatataaatatttccaGGAGGATGTTCAAAAAATTAATGGTGGTGACTTTTGGTGAGGGGTGTGGGTAAGTAGGATAAGGCATCACTTTAAGATTTAGCTTCATACCATTCTGTtcggttagatttttttttccttgagcatgtactaatttcaaaataagtattttaaaaattaaataagatatagGAGCATCAAGTTCAAGTATCATCTAGCAGGGACACTGGACCTGAGAGGCTGGTGTGAGGCAGGACTGAGCAaagagtcctctggtggaaaccTGAGAGAAACCTGAGATGGAGAGTCCTTGGGTTTGAGAAGGCAGACTCAAAGACAGGAGGCAGAGCACCAAAGGGAGAACACACCCCATTTCCTCATTACCAACTCATTTTAATGAGACAAGTCATCTTAAGAAAAAAGTTGGGGAGGTCAGTATTTCATAAGATAGGAATTCTTCGAACCgcttgttaaaaatacaaggACTTGCAACCTTATCCAAGAATATCTGAATACAAATCTTTAGAAATGGGGTCCAGGATTATGTAATTTCAACATGTTTCCAATTGATTTGTGAACCTGATAAAGTTTGAGAATGGTAGCAGTTTGGGCATTTAATGGAGAATGAACTGGAATCATACCTGTCACTGAATTCTAGATTACCAGAGTGGCTGGTCCTGGGGATGTCTTTGTGGTCTGTCCCTCTGGAAGAATGATGATACTTCCTCCACGCTGACAGGAGGAAATTGGGGTAGAGAGAGGTGACGGCCTCCTTGTCGGGGTGGTCTTTGTTGATTTTGaaaaggaggtgggggaggaTGGCGGTGATGGCCTCCTGGTTGTGGTGGTCTCTGCTGAGGACCATCATCTTGGTTACCACTATCACCAGGGGTTCTAGGTAGGAGTCCTTCAGGAGGAGGTCTCTGGAGTCCCTGATCTGGCCTCTGACTTGAGTCCTCTGCATCTGTTTGAGTAATTAATGGACAAGAATGCATGAGCTCAGTGAAGAAAAACTCTCCTCTCTTTATACTTCTCTCACCTTACCACACAGCCCTGTTCTCCCCAAACCTGCTGCTTGACTGTCAACTTCCTTTGtgcccactgtttttttttttttcctttttatgcagCTCTCAACTTAATCCATGTAAGAGTGATATAGAAAGTCTCATTTATTTGCTCTTGTGACAAGTATATTTCCTTAAATTTGAAAAGAGGGGTTCTTGCATATCTTAGAGTTGCCAGAGGATGTCTCCaaggacaggaaaaaaaaaagcaaaagcattaTAGCTTTCGGTTATGTtactggttattttttattttttatttttggttgctGCAACAACTTACAAACTGTGACTCCATCTCTGGGCACCTAAGCCCTATGTGGAAACTAGAGCTGATTTCCCAGGCTCCTGGAACCAAGTAGAGAAATactaagagacagaagagaaagacAATCTGAAAGCCTGCACATGATCACTAAACAGCTGTGGCAAGTATTTATCATCTGTAGTGACACAGCTGAGTGCGTCAACACAGAGAAAAGACATTCAtgcactgatttttttgttttgttttgcgttTCTCCCTGAAGCCACACAACTGTGCAGGGGAACACTGGGGGAAGAAAGAAGCAGTTAAGGATGGAGGAGTCAGAATGAGAACACTTCTCATTTGTTCATCATCTCTCAGCagtcattccagcctgggaaaaaagcCTGCCCACTCCTATTGTCCTCAAAGCCAGGCATCTCTGTATTCAAGTTGGTGGCCTGGCTCATGGTCCCCAGAATCAAAGATGGGTAAGAATTGCCTATATATTTAGGGGCACTAATATTAATCAATGCCTGACCCCTCTTACCACCTCCTCCCGAAAAATGATGAGAAGAAGACactgaaaaaactaaaaaaaaattctagtggaaaaaaaaaaagaaatggattgaGGATCATTGGGATTTACCTGGTGTGGTGGAAGTAAAGTCTTCATAGATCACATCTAGGAAAAGAAGCACAGGATGAAGTGAACATTACCTCATAAATCTTTCAGGGCTCACAGTGGTCTATAGGGAAAGGGGTCTTCTGGCCACACCCTGTGCATCCCCTAAGTTACCTCATCAACCATCTTCTGTGAAGCTGCTGGAAGGGGAGGAAGATGTTAGGGGAGGCAGGATTGTTACTACCGCTGAGCATCAACCACGAATTCAACATAGAAGAGTCCCTTTTTGTCATCCTTAGGATCCCTCAAACCCTAATGCTAATTTAGGCACACTGCTCTGGGTATTTTCATGTCATATTTTAGATCTTTACCTTCTTCCTTCTTTAGATATTTTGATCATATTCACAAGCTTGCCCAAGAGGAGTAACCAGGAGTAAATATTTGGATGCAATCTTACACATACTGCCTGCaacatattgaaattttaaatgtgaTTGAAAGAAAAATGGGAATTTGGGGACCTGATATTTCTATACCACTATGTAGAAAGACACAAATGTATTATCCAGTCCTCTATGTCTGACAGTACTCTGATGTTTGTTAATCTCTTTCATTGATTCTGCATCCCCTGTACAGCAAGGACACCATCATTGCTGTCCACTGAGATTACTGTAGCATCTTCATAGCTGGACTTCCCTGGATCAGTCTTGCATTCTCCACTGCATCCTTCACAGCACAGCCAGgtctttctaaaaatacaaatcttACTTTGTCATTCCTCTAATTGAAATTCTCTATTGGGTTCCATGTGTATATCAAATAAAGTATAAGGTCTTGGCATGGAATGAGGGCACAACAGATGTCATCCTTGGAACGAGAGCTCCAAAGCCCTACCCTTCTTCTcaacctccttccttccctcctgctcTTCCTCTGCAGTGGTGTAGGGTGAACCCCTAAGGCCCTAGAAGAGTCACGGACCTTCATCCCACTCCccatctcctttttttaaaaaattatttttttaccatTATCTGTGCTCTGAGCTGAGCTCAGAGCCAGAAGGACCACTGAGAGCAGGACCAGCAGCATCTTGAAGGAGGCTCTGGAGTTGCTCCCAACTCTGTGTTGAGAGAAACATGGCAGCTCCCTTTATAAACATGAGCAGAACAATGACACCTTTGAGCTCCATACTGGGTGGACCTGAAAGATTAGGTTTTGCTTTCCTCTCATAAAGTTGAATGCATCTCTTATTACTTTTTGGGATTTTAGCCCAGCAGGATGTGGTGGTAGGATGTGGTTAGGTACAACCTGTGACTTGAGCATAGTTTCTGAAGAAACACTATCCAAGCAATCAGCACAAATACTACAATTGAAGTTTGGTCATCATTTGATTTTCAATTGGGTTAGACAGTTAGCCTTTCCCCTTCATTGGTTGTCTGTGTGCACACGTGCTTACATTTGTATATGTTTGTCAGCAGTGATCTTAGAGCCAGAAGTGAAAATGATTAATATCTCTAGCTATTAGTGTAgcataaattccatttttatagCATATGTACCTATATGGATGATATGTAGCTTAATTTCATAATAATATAGAGATCATTTCTGTTTAATGTTGAGTTGTGTGAGGACAACCCACACTTGGGCACACGTGGATGACAGAAGGTTTACCCTCAGGCTACTCTGGCCCAAAGAGATTAAGATTCTCCTAATCTAGCACTAACCAGAGATACTTTATTGTTGTAGAACACAGGTATTAAAACATTCTATCTTTATTAATATCCTGGAGTTTAGTAAAGCAAAATTGGCCACAGAAAGCACCATTAGATTTCTGCATCAAAACAGTGTGAATACACAGTTCCTTGAACAAGCCATGCTATTTTATGTCCCTAAGACTTCTTCCATGgtctttctcttttctagaaTGTTCTGTAAGATTCAGTTTAGGTCTTACTTCTTGTACCAAATATTTTAATCACACTGGTTATTGAGTGGACACAATAATACAATCTAATTAGATAGTATGATAGCCTGTTGAAAGCCTCAagtattacattgattttctattttttaattgctttccATGCTATTTGCTTCTCAGATTGCCTTCACCAAAGATTATTTTCTCTGCAATATTCTTACACTCATTCTTCTTCACTCTTGTGCTGAACCTTACTTGTTGATATGTTATATTGTGAATCAATCCTCTCTATGTCTATGTTTTATATCTGACTGCTTTCTTCATGTGTTCTGGGAGAaatctttatttaattttctaaacaaGGTTCTGTACTTCTCTTCGCTTGCtttcttcatctttgtttttaatatttggcACCAAGGTTTTGTGTTTCTAAAAAGTTTGGTAGGGTCCTGAGTTGGTAGCTCAATCTTCACCTGCTGATTTTTCTGTTCTATCTAGtagttttctgcttatattttCATGGAACCCCTAGATCAATCAGTATCACCAGCTGCCCCTTTTCATTACAGGCCTTGTATAGGTCTCGTATTATTGTTACATTTTTGTACAGGGCTGGTGATAAGTTGAGGATGGCTTGGTTGGAAGTATGACAGGGTCGGGGGAATGTGACTGGAAATCTTAAAGACAGGCCTCTTGACCATTGTGGATAAGTGGATCCTGTGCTGTGCAGATGAAGGTCTGGTCTGGCTCTTCTGAAGGGTTGGAGGTAATATTACAGGAAGATTTTCTTATCAATGGTGTTTGTTATGGATAACTTTACTCTGGCAAGgtgaccaaaaaaataaatattttctctggcATAATTATGGACATATTTTGAAGGTAAAATATATTATGAGTTAGCAATTCTTCTCTATGTGGGAAGCAGAAGAGTTCTAGCTGTGCTTTATGGGTTTTATGGGTGAGAGAGAGTAGTTGTTTGGGCCTACAGATCCAGTTGTGTTACTAGGATTGTTGCCTCTGATTTCACCAGACACTGTTTAACATGGAAACTGGAGATAAGCAGTCCTGCCTAGGTGGCTCATGGTAGACCATCAGGTAAGAAAGGAAGGTCAGAGAGAAGGAGCAGAAGGGTGTGCCATGCAGACATGATTCACTGTGGGTGGCTGAGGAAACTGCAGTCCTGGTGGAAGGCAGGCTTCTCCTTGGCTGGTGAGCAGGAAGACAACAGGTGATGCCTGCAAATATCACTCAGCTCAGACCCTTACCCTGACATTCTCCAATGTAAGCAATGAGAGAAAGAGGTGAATGTatcaggaaataataaatatcagctatgatctcaccacacACAACCACAACAGAGGTGATGGAGGAGCTGAAACAGACACTGTCAGTGAGTGAGGATGGGGTCAAATCAAGAAGCAGGACTGCAGCAGGAGCTTAGGCACTTGTAGGTGAGTGGACGCTCtcagcaatccacttgccttttACAACAGATGAAAACTTAACATATCCCTAACATAATTCTTGATTTCTACTTCCTAAAACCTGCTCCCCTTCATACTAATTTGTTACGGCTACCCTAAAAACATGCCCCacaagtggcttaaacaacagaaatttactttctcatagttctggagctTGAAGTACAAGATTAAGGTGTCAACAGGTTTGGTGTCTTCTGAGGCCCTGTCTCCTTCACTTCTAGATGGCCAGTTCttgctgtatcttcacatggGGTTTTATTTGCAGACGTGCTTCCCTGGTATCCCTCTGTGGTCTGTGCTAATGTTCTTTTCTTATGAGGACAGGTGTCAGATTGGATTAGCACCAACCCTATCAGCCTCATtttaacctaatcacctctttaaaggccatgctgcaaataaagtcacattcagcAGTATCAGGGGTAAGGGATTCAACATGAGAGTTTGGAGGGAACACAATTTAGCTGATAACACCTCACAATCTTTTCTCAGTTCATGACATTTGTGTCACTCAACCATTCAAAAACATAAGTGTCACTCTTGATTGTTTAGTCCCCTCCGTGTACTGCCCTTGGCAAATGCAattggctctaccttcaaaagATATCCCATATATGATCAGTTGCATAATCTCTACCAGAAGGCCTTGGGTCAAGCCATGATTCTCCCTCCTGGAGGACTTTCAGCAGTCTCCAGCTGATCTTGGTGACATTCTTGCCCCTCACCACATCCCATGCAGTTCTCCTTACaacagccagagtgatcttttaaaaacagaatttagaacatcagcaagatggctgactagagttCCCTGGCATTCATTTCCCcacaaaaagaaatcaagaaaacaaaccATTTTATGTCAGCTAGTGTGATTTAAAAAGTATGCTGGAGACCACCAGGGGAACAGAAAAACCTCTGTGAAGTACAGAAACTCAGTATAGCATCCTGCCTCTGACATACTCTCTCTTCAGTCAAGGTTGGCTCGGGGTCATCAGTAACTCCATTCTACAGGAAAAAGTAAGCTGTAGTTCCCCAGCGGTCCTCATTGCCATAAAAAAATGTCAACAATCTTTGCCCCACTGTTATCACTGGCACCAAAACCAGTCTAGAGAGCAGTTGGGATTTCCAAACTGCATCACCTTATATAGTAAGAGCTCAACTTGAGCACCCTCTGCCCCTGCAATGTAAGGTGCTATGGCTCAGTGCCATCTCCAAACTGAACCTACATAGAGAGTATGTCTTGCTTTGAGCATCAGTAGCACCCAGCTGTCTATGACTTGAGGCCCCACCATCATTCCAACACATTCATACAGGTATCTGCAGCACCATGACCCTAGCTTCCCAGAGCATAGCCACATAAACTAATCAAGACCCCGGCATCCGAACCCATGTGGTGCACCACCAATCCAGGGAAGAAGTGAACAGCATGGAAGCCATCCAACTGCCTACTAGCCATGACACCCACATGTACATACACCTCACAACCAGCTAGTGTGCTGAGCCTGTGCATGCTGGTGCCCAACTTGAAAACTGGTCCTTTGGTGGGCCCACCCCCAGGACTACAGCCTGCTTGGGCCaaaacaactctgtgagtttgtGCATGGCCTAATAATTGGTCCTGCACTGACCCTGCCCCCTCAGATGGGACTCTGCAGAGATGGATGCCCTGCTACACCTGTGAGCACTGACAGCAACCCGCCCACCCAGCAGCAAGACCACAGTGCATGTAAGTGCACACACCTTGAGAAAAGGCTCTTCCCACTGCTGCTGGTGGCACAGCTGCTGCTGTCACCACCGGGGGCTGCAGCAGTGCAATGCCAGTTGTACCCAGCAAAGTGGCAGGATCCCCAGCATTCTAGCATATACAGTGTTCTGCACTTCAGACACCAGAAAGGCCATGAACCAGAGATAGGGAGCCAAAGCACATACTTTCCGGAACCAAAGAGCTACCTCCCTGTGACTGCTGACACAGACAGCAATGTCACCCCCCACAATACAGCAGCAGAGCTGCTGAGCACTTGCATGCAACCTGAAGACAGGCTCTCCCCACCTGCTGCTGAGGCTGCTGATGCAGCTGGGGGCCAGATCGTGTGTCACTGGCAGCAACCTGACTTCTACCAGCAGCAGAGCCACTGTGAACTTGCACTGAGGACTGGCTTATGCTGCTGCCAGAAGCCAAAGTGTGCGCCACATTGCCAGAGAGCTGCTTGCTAGTGGCTGCTGCCACTGACAATAACCACACCCTGCCCTAGCAGCACAGTTGCAGCAAATTTTCATGTGCCTTGAGGACAGGCTTTCTTCAGGTATTGCTCCTGCTATTGCTCCTGCTACAGGCCTTCCAAGCTTGGTTCCATCATCCCAGTGCCCAGGCACACTACCCAGGGGTGTGGCAGTCCTTCTCCTGCTATGTAAGATGCCTGTTCCTGCTTTGCCatttgccatgagtaaaagctccctgaggcctccccagaagcagatgtcattatgcttcctgtacaacctatgaaactgtgagccaattaaacctcttttcttcataaattacccactctcaggtatttctttatagcaatgtgagaatgaaccgatacagaaaattggtactgaagAGTAGGgcgttgctataaagatacctaaaaGTGTGGAAGCGATTTTGGAGCCGAGTAATGAGCAGAGGttagaagagtttggagggctcagaagacaggaagataagggaaaatttggaacttcctaaaaACTTGTaaattgtgaccaaaatgctaatactgatatggaaaatgaagtctgggctgaggaggtctcagataaaaataaggaacttattgggaacaaCTGGAGCAGTCActtttgttatgctttagcacAGAGCCTGGGTGCATTGTTCCCCTCCTTTAGGgacttgtggaactttgaacttgtgagtgatgatttagggtatctggtggaagagatttctaagcagcaaagtgttcaagacatgacctggctgcttctaacaaacCAAGCTCATATGCCTAATCAAAGAAATGAGGTAAAACTagaatttgtatttaaaagggaagcagagtgtaaaagtttggaaaacttgcagcctggccatgtggtagaaaaaaaattcccattttcTAGAGAAGAATTTACACCAGCTGCACAAATTTGCATGAGTAAAGAATaaccaaatgttaatagccaagacaatggcgGAAAGAcattgaaggcatttcagagactttTGTGGCCATACCCGCATCACAGggctggaggcctaggagggaagaatggtttcccgggccaggcccagggccccactgacCTGCACAGCCTCCAAACACTGtttcctgcatcccagctgctccagctccagctgtggctcaaaGGGGTCCAGGTGCAACTTGGGCTACTGCTTCAGAGGATGCCAGgcataagccttggcagcttccatgtggtgttaagtctGTGAGTGTGCAGagtgcaagagttgaggtttgggagcctctcTTTTGATTTCAGAGGATCTATAGAAAAGCCtaaatgtccaggcagaagcctgctgcagaggcagtgccctcacagagaacctctactagggcagtgcaaagggaaaatgtggagttggaacccctacacagagtccctactggggcactgcctagtggagctgtgagaagagagctgTCATCctgcagaccccagaatgatagatcctctgacagcttgcaccatgcacctggaaaagctgcaggcactcaatgtcAGCCCTTGAGAGAAGCTGTGGGAAATGAACCCTGCAAAGCTACAGGGGTGGAACTGCCAAAGGCCTTGGGAACCAATTCCTTCCATCAGTAAGCCTGGATGTGAAACATAGAGTGAGTCAAATGAGGTTATTTtgcagctttaagatttaatgacttccC
This window harbors:
- the PRR4 gene encoding proline-rich protein 4, with translation MLLVLLSVVLLALSSAQSTDNDVIYEDFTSTTPDAEDSSQRPDQGLQRPPPEGLLPRTPGDSGNQDDGPQQRPPQPGGHHRHPPPPPFQNQQRPPRQGGRHLSLPQFPPVSVEEVSSFFQRDRPQRHPQDQPLW